The Candidatus Zixiibacteriota bacterium nucleotide sequence GCATCCTTGGTAAGGATGAGGTCACCAGTTCGATCCTGGTTCTGGGCTGAAGATAACCCTTGGAGGGAATAGACGTATGGCAAAGCAGAAGTTTGAGCGGAATAAGCCGCATGTGAATGTAGGAACGATTGGCCATGTTGATCATGGCAAGACGACCCTGA carries:
- a CDS encoding GTP-binding protein, which translates into the protein MAKQKFERNKPHVNVGTIGHVDHGKTTL